One window of Strigops habroptila isolate Jane chromosome Z, bStrHab1.2.pri, whole genome shotgun sequence genomic DNA carries:
- the CHST8 gene encoding carbohydrate sulfotransferase 8 isoform X3 produces the protein MGFQPPRKDCISSNNQDRSLRKITVDSVATIKQSDSLHLSENMPTKLQSTDRRQSSIMFAMKDQQNSEENNSIRLHKRRRRFIIKKSPILISINSSILNLPTLKSEDRNNNKWKNLYQIQRERKRIMRETCSKYKSNNRRIITPYHVSRIFVEDKYRVLYCEVPKAGCSNWKRVLMVLNGLASSTKDIQHNTVHYGNYLKRLDGFDHKGIYHRLNTYTKMLFIREPFEKLVSAFRDKFEHPNNYYHPVFGKAIISRYRVNATKEALRTGAGVTFKEFIQYLLDVHRPVGMDIHWDHVNRLCSPCLIDYDFVGKFESMEEDANFFLHLIGAPQNLTFPKFKDRHSNEERTTTKITKQYFAQLSPSQRQQSYDFYYMDYLMFNYSKPFEDLY, from the coding sequence GACTGTATTTCTAGCAACAACCAGGAtagaagtttaagaaaaattacCGTAGACAGTGTAGCAACAATAAAGCAGAGCGATTCATTACACCTATCTGAAAACATGCCCACTAAGCTTCAAAGCACAGACAGAAGGCAAAGCAGCATAATGTTTGCTATGAAAGATCAACagaacagtgaagaaaataattccatcAGGCTCCATAAACGAAGGAGGagatttataattaaaaagagCCCAATTCTGATTTCCATAAACAGCTCCATTCTCAACTTGCCCACTCTTAAATCTGAGGatagaaacaacaacaaatggaaaaatctctATCAGatccaaagagaaagaaagcgGATTATGAGAGAAACTTGTTCTAAGTACAAAAGTAATAATAGAAGAATAATCACTCCTTACCATGTTTCTAGAATATTTGTAGAAGATAAATATAGAGTTCTATACTGTGAAGTTCCAAAAGCAGGCTGCTCCAACTGGAAACGGGTGCTCATGGTTCTCAATGGGCTAGCTTCTTCCACAAAAGATATACAGCACAACACAGTGCACTACGGAAACTATTTAAAAAGACTGGATGGGTTTGATCACAAAGGAATTTATCATCGGCTCAACACTTACacaaagatgctttttattCGTGAGCCTTTTGAAAAGCTGGTATCTGCATTTCGGGACAAGTTCGAACACCCAAACAACTACTACCATCCGGTTTTTGGAAAAGCTATCATTTCCAGATACCGTGTCAACGCCACCAAAGAAGCATTACGGACAGGTGCTGGAGTCACATTTAAAGAGTTCATTCAATATCTCCTGGATGTACATAGGCCAGTGGGTATGGATATCCACTGGGACCATGTCAACAGGCTTTGCAGCCCATGTTTAATAGACTACGACTTTGTTGGGAAGTTTGAAAGTATGGAAGAAGATGCAAACTTCTTCTTGCACTTAATTGGTGCACCACAAAATTTAACTTTCCCCAAGTTTAAAGATAGGCACTCCAATGAAGAAAGAACTACCACTAAAAttacaaaacagtattttgcacAGCTTTCTCCTTCTCAACGTCAACAAAGCTACGACTTTTACTATATGGATTACTTGATGTTTAACTACTCAAAACCTTTTGAAGATTTATATTGA